The Leifsonia poae region CCGTACCCGACGCAGCTGTGCGCCAGCGAGGGGTCGACTGCCCGGTAGCCGCCGTCGATCTGCTCCACGTATTCGTCCATCAGAGCGATGACGACCCGGCTGAGGTCGAGGTCGCGCTCGGCGACGATCCGGGCGAGCTGCTCATACGTGCTGAGGGGGCTGCGGCCGGTCGGGCAGCCGAGGACGAACGTCCGGCCTGCCTCGGCGGAGGCCGCGATCGAGGTCGCGATCTGGTCGGCGGCGGCACGACCGACGTCGTCGGGACTGTCGAGGATTTCGGGCGCTATGCGCATGGAGACTCCTTGTCTAGAGGAACGGGTCGAGTGGAGCGGAACCGCTCACTCCTTGATCGCGCCGTTGAGCACGCCACTGATGAAGTGGCGCTGGAAGAACACGTAGAGGATGAGCACGGGGACGGCGACGATGAGCGAGCCGGCGGCCAGCAGGTTCACGTCGAGTGTGTTCTTCCCCTGGAAGACGCCGAGCGCGAGGGTGGCCGGCTGGATGGACGGGTCGGCGATGAAGACGAGGGAGAGGAAGAAGTCGTTCCACGTCCACATGAACGACAGCAGGGCGAGGGTCAGTACGGCGGGCCGCGAGATGGGCATCAGGATCTGCCACAGGATGCGCCACGAACGTGCGCCGTCGATCTCAGCCGCCTCGATCAGGGACGGCGGGACCGCCCGGAAGGTGGCCCGCATCCAGAACGCGCCGAACGGGACGCCCATTCCGATCTGGATGATGATGAGGCCGAGCCACGAGTTTGTGAGCCCCATGGCCTGGAAGGTGTAGTAAAGCGGGATGATGAAGACCTCGGCCGAGATCATCAGTCCGAACAGCACCAGGGGGAAGATGACTTTCTGGCCGGCGACCCCGAGCACGCCGAAGGCGAAGCCGGAGAGGATCGCGAGCACGGTCTGGCCGACGACGGCGCCGACGGTGATAACCGCGGATGCCAGCATGGCCGACCCGAATCCTCCGGCGTTCCAGGCTGTGACGAAGTTGCCGAACTGGGGATGCAGGAAATCCAGCTGCCCACTGCGATCCGGGCTGAGGGCGGTGAAGAGGAACCAGACGACGGGGAAGAGGACGAACACCGACACGGCTATGAGGACAGTGTGGTTCAGCAAGCGCTCGGAGCGGGAGATCATGCGTTCTTCTCCTCGGAGAGTCGAGTGATGACGAGGGCGACGAGGAGGCAGACGACGGCGATGATGATGCCGATCGCCGCGGCCATCCCGACATCCGGATTCAGGAAGGCCTTGCGGTAGAGCAGCAGCGCGGGGGTCGTGGTCGATGTGCCGGGCCCGCCCTGGGTGGTGACCCAGACCAGGTCGAACGCCCGCAGCGCACCGGTCACGGTGAGGGTCAGCGCGACGGCGACCTGCCCTTTCAGGCTGGGGAGGGTGATCGAGAAGAACTCTCGGATCGGACCCGCTCCGTCGATGCGGGCCTGCTCGTACAGCTCGCCGGGGATCGCGGCGACACCGGCGACGAATAGGACCATGCAGAGCCCCATCGCGGTCCATGTGCCGATCACGCCGAGTGCGGGGAGCGCCCAGGTGAAGTCGCCCAGCCAGTTCTTCGCCAGGTCGCCCAGACCGACCGCGCGCAGCGCCGAGTTGAGCGGGCCATCGGGCCCGTAGATGCGCTTCCAGATCACGGCGACGACGACGCTCGTGAGCACCTGCGGGAGGAAGAGCAGCCAACGGTACACGCCGCTGCCGGCCGTCTTGCCGCGGCCGAGGAGAGCGGCGGAGATGAGCCCGAGCGCGATCGGGATGAGGGAGAAGAACACGACGAGGACCAGCACGTGGCCGAGAGAGGCGAGCAGCTCGGGGTCAGTGAAGAACGACAGATAGTTGCTGAGTCCCACCCAGCGGGCGGCGCTGACGCCGTCCCAGCTGTAGAGCGAGTAGTTCAGGCTCTGCGCGATGGGGGCGAGCACGACGAACCCGTAGAACAGGAGCGCGGGCGCCGCGAACGCCAGTCCGAGCCAGCGGCGACGCCGCACAAGCGGAGACAGCGGGCGCTTCCTCGTGGAGGTGCTGCGCGGGGGGCGTCGCGCCGCCGGTGCAGCGGCAGGGGTCTCCTGCCGCTGTACCAGATCGGACGAGGTCATAGACTCAGCCCTTCGCTCGCTGTGCCTGGAAGGCGTCGTAGTCCTTCTGGCCGGCTTCCGCGAGCTGCTGCGGGGTTACCTGACCGGCGAGGAGTTGCTGGAGTTGGCCGCCGACCGTGTCGAGCATCGTCGGGGTCGACCAGTCGAAGTAGGGAACGTAGCCGTTGCCCTTGTCGAGCGCCTGTTGCGCCTTGATCTCGCTGGCCAGTTCAGGGTTGCCGCCCGGGATGGTCAGATCGGAGTGCAGGAGCGGAAGGAAGCCGTGGTTCACCGCTTCCTGAGCAGCCTTCTTGCTCGCCATGAAGTCCAGGAAGGCCGCGGCGGCATCCGGGTTCTTCGACTTGGACGAGATGGACAGGTTGGCGGCCGATGCTCCGGTGCCGACGACCTTGTCGCCCTTCACCTGCGGCAGCTGGACATACCCGAAGGTCTGCTTCTGCGCGTCGGAGAAGGCGAGCGATCCGGTGTACTCGAAGCGGAAGGCGGCTTTGCCCGTCAGGAAGTCGTTCTGCGCATCCGCGTATTGGATACCCGGGTAGTTCGGCGTGAACCAGCCCGCGTCGGCCCACTTCTTCACGTCGGTCGCCGCGTCGACGATCCCGGTGTCGGTGATGGGGACGTTGCCGCTCGAGTAGACGAAGTCGCCGATCTTGTCTGCCGGAGCGTACAGGTTCTGCGTGGCGAACAGGATCGAGGTCGCCGACCCCTTGTCTTGGGAGCCGAACGCGATGGGCGTCTTGCCCGCTGCCTTGATCGCCGCAGCGTCCTTCTCGAACTCGGCGAGTGTGGTCGGCACCGGAAGGCCGAGCCCGTCGAGCATTGTCTTGTTGTAGTAGAGGCCGATCAATGAGGAGCGCGCGGCCGGTGTCGCGAAGAGCGAACCGGTGCCCATCTCTTTTCCGTCCGGCGTGAACTCCAGCTGGCGCGAGATCGTGTCCGGGATCTCCTTGTCCCATCCGTAGAGCTTCGAGTAGGCGTCGAGGTTCAGGATGCGGCCGCCCTTGGCCAGCGTCCCCATCGACTGCCAGCCGTTGTTGACCAGCGCGATGTCCGGCCCATTCGGGTCGGCGAGGCGCAGGTTGAGCGTGTTCATCACCTGACCCCAGTCCTGGGTGGTGCGTTTGATGGTGATGTTCGGGTGCTGCTTCTCGAAGTCTTTGACGACGGCGTCCATCCATTTGCCTTCGTCGTTCTGCCAGAAGTCCAGGATCTTGAGCGTGACGTCCTTGCCCGAAACGTCTTTCGAGACGGGACGGGAGGAGTCCGCCGCCGTGGATCCGCCCGGTGCGCAGCCTGCCAGGCCCAAGGCCAATCCGGCAGCTACAGCGATCGCCCCAGTGAGGTGCCGCTTTTTCATGCGAGTCTCCTTTAACTCGTCGCCTATCGTTCACGCCGATATTCAGCGCGGGAGCAACGCTATTCGTAACCAGCTCAGTTAGTCCACTTGAGGACGAAATAACAACCATTCCCGCGACTGGTACGGTCTGCGTTCTCCCTTCTCTGGCGACAGCCGTGCTCTTCCGTGGGGTCGAGCTGCCATCGGGCCGGCTGAAAGCCCCCTGAACGGGCTCTGTGCAACCGGACCAGTCGACGATCTGGTTGTTAATCCGCCGCAAACTGGCATAACTGGGCTGGTAGTGGCTAGCGTTGATGCGCCGCCGATGTTGGTGGGCCGCGCGACACGACCGACTGTGAGGGAGAAATGATGAGCCACGTAGTTGGCGTCGACATCGGCGGAACGAAGACTCACCTGGTTCTCGCTCCGGTCGACCCCGTCGAGGAGTCCGTTTCTCCTCTTCGGGAAATCGTGGTTCCTTCCTCGTCCTGGCGGAACGGTCTCGGCGACGCCGAGGCCGACGCCAGCGGCCTGCGCGAGCTGGTGATCGAATACCTCGGCGCGGAGGCATTGTCCGCCCCTCTCGCGGTTGGTGCCCACGGCTGCGAGAACACGGCCCAGTGCCACGAGCTCGAGCTCGCTCTGCTGCTCCGTTTCGCCGGTCCGGTGGTCGTGATGAACGATTCGGAACTCATCCCTCCCGCGATGGGCCACGACCGGGCGATCGGTGTTGTGGTCGGCACGGGTTCCATCGCAACGGCGAGAGACGCGAACGCCGAGCTCGTCACCGCCGGCGGCTGGGGCTGGCTCCTGGGCGACGAGGGGAGTGCGGCCGGGCTCGTCCGCGAGGCCACCAGAGCCGTGCTCCGCGACCTCGATCGGGGTCGGCCGGTCGAGCAGCTCGGCCGACGGCTTTTCGCCTCGTTCTCTGCGCGCAACGGCGACGAACTCGCCCTGGCCGTCACCGAAGCGGCCTCGGCGGAGGAATGGGGCGGGCACGCCCCGGAGGTATTCTCAGCGGCCGACGAGGGCTCGGTGCTCGCCGCCGACGTCATCGCGGAGGCGGGTTCACATCTTGCGGGACTGGTCCATCGGCTGCGTGAACGAGGGATCCCCGCCGACAGCATCGTCGCCGGCGGTTCGGTCATCCAGCGTCAGCCGCGGTTGCAGGAGGCGTTCGGCGCCGCGCTCGCCGTCGACCACGCCGGCCTGCCTCTCATCATCCTCGACCGAGCGCCTGTGCTGGGAGCCGTCCAATCGGCCCGCGGACTCGCACACGGCACCACGACAACCCCATGAAGATCGGAGACAACGAGCAGATGAAAGTAACACTTATTGGCGCAGGGAGCCGGGAGTTCGCCGGCACCATCATTCGCGACCTCCTCCTGAGCGGAGCGATCGCCGAGAAGGGCCTCGACATCGTGCTGATGGACATCGCCGCGGCTCCGCTCGCGGAGATGGAGGCCTACGCCCGGCATGTGATCGGTCGGCTCGGCCATTCGGCGACCGTCCAGACGACGACCGACCTCGACGAGGCCGTAACGGGTGCGGACTTCGTCGTGACCGCGATCGAAATGAACCGCTACCACTACTGGTCGCAGGACTTCTCGGTGCCACGCAAGTACGGTTTCCGTCAGGTCTACGGCGAGAACGGCGGCCCCGGCGGTCTGTTCCACGCTCTCCGGCAGTTCGGCCCGCTGCTCGAGATCGCCCGGGCGATCGAGCGGCTCGCACCGGATGCGGTGTTCCTCAACTTCTCCAACCCCGAGCACAAGGTCTGCGAAGCGATCTCCCGCCTGACCTCGGTGAAGGTCGTCGGACTGTGCCACGGCTACTTCCAGGGCGCGCGGCAGATCTCCGCTCTGCTCGACACCCCGCTCGACCAGCTCGATCTCGCGGCGGGCGGAATCAACCACTTCACCTGGTTCCAGCGTGTCCGCGACCGTGCCACCGGCGAAGACCTCTACCCGCGCCTGCGCGAGCTGGAGCACGACGCGAACTGGGTCTCGGACTGGCACGAGGTCGGTCTCTCGCGCATCCTCTTCCGTCGTTTCGGACTGTGGCCGTCGCCGAGCGCCAACCACATCGGCGAGTACCTCTCCTGGGCGGATGATTATGTGCCTGCGCAGCTCCAGTACTTCCATGACCCGGCCGACGGCTCGCCCTGGCGGGAGGGTGCGGCGACGCCGGAATGGTTCTACGAGATCCGGTTCGCAGACACCGACCGTCCGTACCAGCCCCCGAAGCACGCGCAGAAATCGCTTGAGGCCACCCTCGAGGACCGTCCCCTGGTGTCATCGGAAGAGCTCGCGATCCCGATCATCGAGTGGGTGGCGTGCGGAGTCGAGCGCGACCTCCCCGCCGTGAATCTGCCGAACCGGGGCGCCATCCCCGGTCTGCCGGACGACATGGTCGTCGAAGTGCCGGCGAAGGTGGAGGACGGACAGCTGGTCCCCGTCGCGATGGAGGAGTTCCCGGAGGGCGTGCTGGCGATGGTGCGCCTGCAGGGCAGCATCCACAAGCTTCTCGTGGAGGCGTACGCCGAGCAGTCCAAGGCGAAGCTGCTGCAGGCGATCCTCCTGGACCCTGTCGTCGACTCGCACAACCGCGCCGTCGCAATGCTGGACGAGTTCCTGGAACTGCAGAAGGACATCCTCCCTCCGCTGGTCTGAGTCGTTCCGATGAAAGGTGCCCCCACCCGCAGCGAGTGGGGGCACCTTTCGAGGCCCCTACTCGGCGCGGTAGAGGTCGGCCTGGAAACGGTACGCGTCGCCCCGATACGTGTTCAGGCCGAGGAGGACGGGCGCGCCGCCCCTGTCGTAGGCGATCTCCCGGCCGACGAGCACCGGGCTGCCCTGAGGGATGCGCAGGAGCGTGGCCTGCTCTGCCGTCGGCGTCTCGGCCTGGACACTGTATGCGCTGCGGAAGATGGACACCGAGCAGTGCGCCTGCAGGGTCTCGTACAGGGAGGCGTCCGTCAGGTCGAGGTCGAGAAGGGCTTGAGCGAGGGCGAGGGGGAGCACATTGCGGTCGACGCAGATCGGCGTCGAGTTCATCCCGCGCAGCCGGACGAGCTCGATCACCTCGGTGCCGGGCGCGATCCCGAGCCGGTTCGCTTCGTCGAGCGTCGCGGACCTGACCGTCTTTTCCAGTACTTCGGCAGTGGGGGTGTGCCCGCGCTGCCGCGCCATCTCGGTGAAGCTCTCGAGGGTGCTCGGCGGTTCTCCGACCGTCGGGCTCGGCACGAACCACCCACGTTGCGGGGAGCGCGCGACGCGTCCCTGACGTTCCAGGTCTTCCAGTGCCATCCGGATGGTGCTGCGGCTCACATGCAGGCTTTCTGCGAGGAGGCGCTCGCCCGGCAACCGTGTTCCCGGCTGATAGATCCCGTGGTTGATGGCGACACCGAGCTCTCGGGAGACGCGGGTGGTGATCGTGGGTGTTTTCACAGCCCCACCATACCAATTGCAATGCAATCTGCATATCGGTTTGTATTTGGTATAACTGGGTCCGCGTGGTGCAAGCGCGCCCGATCTGCGAGACTTTCGCTCGGTCGAGGATTCGGGAGCGGGATGCGGCGCGGCACTGGGGTGGTCATGACGGCGGCGCTGGCCGTGTTGCTCGGACTGACGTGGATCAGTCTCAGGTCTCGCTGTGCAGCGCGAGCCGGCCGGGGTGGTGGCCGCCGGCCGTTCGCTGTTCAGCTACGCGGGCATCCTGCTGCTTGCGCTGCGCAGCCGCGGCGCGGCATGGCGCGCGCTTCTGCTCGTGCGCCGACGGCCCGGCGCGCTGCTGGTGTCGGGTCTGCTCGGCGTCGCGGTCTACGCCTTCGCCTCGCTCGAGGCGATCAGCCTGGTCGGCGTGTCGATCCCGAACCTCCTCCTCACCACGACACCGTTGCTGACCCTCGTCATCGGGGTGCTCTGGTTCGGCAAGCGGGGCAACCGCTTCGCGACGGCGGGCACGATCGTCGCGACGGTGGGGGCAGCGTTGTACGTCGCCGTCTCCTTCTCGGCGAGCGCGGATCTGCTCGGGATCCAGGGGGCAGTCGGCGTCGGTCTCGCCCTGGTGGCCGCGTTGTCCATGGCCGTCTACGGCCAGCATTACGCCCGGATCTCCCAGGGACACGATCCCACTGACCTCCTGCCCGGAATCTTCGGGTTCGGCACCGTGCTGCTGCTCATCCTGCTCGGCGCCACCGGGCAGCTCGCTGAACTCGTGCATGTGGATGCGGTCACCTGGCTGCTCTTGCTGCTCCTCGGCGTCGGGATCTACGTTCCGGTGTACGTGTTGCAGCACAAACTGATCCACGCGCGTGGGGCCGTGTACACGGCGACGGTGTCTCTGGCCGTCCCGTTCGTCGTGCGAGCGCTGGAGGTGTGCTTTCTCGGGGGCGTCTGGCCGAGCCTGCCGGAGACCGGTGCGATGATCCTCTGCATCGCGGGGGTGGCGCTCGTGCTGCGGCATCCTCTCGGCGACCGGAGGTCGGCGCTCTCGGCGACGGCGGCCGACGGTGCGCTCGGCGTCGACCGATGACGGCACGGTAGACTCGTCGTCGAGGATCGCGCACGGAATCTGGCGTGCCGCCTCTGTGCAACTACCTGCTGCCGGCCTCGCGTCGGCGAGGCAAGGCGGCACCCGACATTCTCTGCGGGGCACCGTGGGAGTTGACCGAGGCCATGACGACACCGACACCACCGAGCACCCGACTCATCCGGGAGACCGGATTCACCTACTTCCCGCTGGCGATCGTCGCCCGATTGCCGTTCGCGATGATGGTCGTCGGGGTGCTCACCCTCGTGGTTTCCGCCCGTGACTCGCTGTCGCTCGGCGGCTTCAACTCGGCGATGGTCGGGCTCGGAGCCGCCTGCTTCGGTCCGCTGCTCGGTGCGGCCGCCGACCGCTTCGGCCAGCGGCCCGTGCTGCTCATCAGCGGTGCGGCGAACAGTGCGATGCTCGTGCTCCTTGCCTGGGTGGTGTACAGCACGCTGCCGGATGCGGCGGTGTTCGCCGTCTCGTTCCTCATCGGGGCGACGGCTCCGCAGGTGTCGCCGATGTCGCGTTCGCGTTTGGTGACGATCATCGCCCATCGTCTCGCTCCGGCCCGCCGGGAGCGGGTCTTCAACTCGACGATGGCCTACGAGTCTGCGGCCGACGAAGTGGTCTTCATCTTCGGGCCGTTCCTGGTGGGGGTGCTCGCGACGACGCTGAACCCATGGGCGCCGGTGGTCGGCGGAGCGGTGCTCACGCTGTTCTTCGTCAGCGGATTCGCCCTGCACCGCACCAGCGTCCCGGCGAAGAGCGCGGCGGAGCGTGCGGCCTCCCTCGGGCCGGCGAGGGAGCTGGTGCGCCCGGCCCTCGTGGTGGTCGTGGTGGGGATCTTCGGCGTCGGTCTCTTCTTCGGTGCCATGCTCACATCGTTGACGGCATTCATGACGGTCTACGGGCATCCCGAGCAGGCGGGGCTCGTCTACGGCGTGATGGGCATCGGATCGGCGGCCTTCGCCCTCGGCGTCGCGCTCTTCCCGGAGCGGTTCACGCGGCGGGCTCGGTGGTTGGTCTTCTCGGTGATCCTGTTCGCCGGCACCCTGACCCTGCAGCTCGTCGGATCGGTGCCGGGGATGATGCTCGCGCTTCTGGCGATCGGCATCGGGATCGGGCCGACCCTCGTGACGCAGTACAGTTTCGGCGCGGAGCGCAGCCCGGTCGGCCGCTCCGCCACTGTCATGACGATCCTCGGCTCCGCGGTGATCGTCGGCCAGTCCGCCTCCTCGGCATTCACCGGCCAATTCGCTGAGGCCGACGGCGCCGCCGCCGCGCTCATCGTCCCGTCGGTCGCAGCAGGGCTCGTCGTGCTGACCGGCGTGGTGAACTGGTTCCTCAGCCGCCCGAATGGTGCGCAGGCCGCAGCAGACGAAGAGCTTCTGGAGGCCGAGCCGGCCGGATCGGAGACTCTCGCGCCCGACCAGGTACCTGGCTAGCC contains the following coding sequences:
- a CDS encoding MFS transporter; amino-acid sequence: MTTPTPPSTRLIRETGFTYFPLAIVARLPFAMMVVGVLTLVVSARDSLSLGGFNSAMVGLGAACFGPLLGAAADRFGQRPVLLISGAANSAMLVLLAWVVYSTLPDAAVFAVSFLIGATAPQVSPMSRSRLVTIIAHRLAPARRERVFNSTMAYESAADEVVFIFGPFLVGVLATTLNPWAPVVGGAVLTLFFVSGFALHRTSVPAKSAAERAASLGPARELVRPALVVVVVGIFGVGLFFGAMLTSLTAFMTVYGHPEQAGLVYGVMGIGSAAFALGVALFPERFTRRARWLVFSVILFAGTLTLQLVGSVPGMMLALLAIGIGIGPTLVTQYSFGAERSPVGRSATVMTILGSAVIVGQSASSAFTGQFAEADGAAAALIVPSVAAGLVVLTGVVNWFLSRPNGAQAAADEELLEAEPAGSETLAPDQVPG
- a CDS encoding carbohydrate ABC transporter permease; the protein is MTSSDLVQRQETPAAAPAARRPPRSTSTRKRPLSPLVRRRRWLGLAFAAPALLFYGFVVLAPIAQSLNYSLYSWDGVSAARWVGLSNYLSFFTDPELLASLGHVLVLVVFFSLIPIALGLISAALLGRGKTAGSGVYRWLLFLPQVLTSVVVAVIWKRIYGPDGPLNSALRAVGLGDLAKNWLGDFTWALPALGVIGTWTAMGLCMVLFVAGVAAIPGELYEQARIDGAGPIREFFSITLPSLKGQVAVALTLTVTGALRAFDLVWVTTQGGPGTSTTTPALLLYRKAFLNPDVGMAAAIGIIIAVVCLLVALVITRLSEEKNA
- a CDS encoding DMT family transporter encodes the protein MQREPAGVVAAGRSLFSYAGILLLALRSRGAAWRALLLVRRRPGALLVSGLLGVAVYAFASLEAISLVGVSIPNLLLTTTPLLTLVIGVLWFGKRGNRFATAGTIVATVGAALYVAVSFSASADLLGIQGAVGVGLALVAALSMAVYGQHYARISQGHDPTDLLPGIFGFGTVLLLILLGATGQLAELVHVDAVTWLLLLLLGVGIYVPVYVLQHKLIHARGAVYTATVSLAVPFVVRALEVCFLGGVWPSLPETGAMILCIAGVALVLRHPLGDRRSALSATAADGALGVDR
- a CDS encoding GntR family transcriptional regulator, whose product is MKTPTITTRVSRELGVAINHGIYQPGTRLPGERLLAESLHVSRSTIRMALEDLERQGRVARSPQRGWFVPSPTVGEPPSTLESFTEMARQRGHTPTAEVLEKTVRSATLDEANRLGIAPGTEVIELVRLRGMNSTPICVDRNVLPLALAQALLDLDLTDASLYETLQAHCSVSIFRSAYSVQAETPTAEQATLLRIPQGSPVLVGREIAYDRGGAPVLLGLNTYRGDAYRFQADLYRAE
- a CDS encoding N-acetylglucosamine kinase encodes the protein MSHVVGVDIGGTKTHLVLAPVDPVEESVSPLREIVVPSSSWRNGLGDAEADASGLRELVIEYLGAEALSAPLAVGAHGCENTAQCHELELALLLRFAGPVVVMNDSELIPPAMGHDRAIGVVVGTGSIATARDANAELVTAGGWGWLLGDEGSAAGLVREATRAVLRDLDRGRPVEQLGRRLFASFSARNGDELALAVTEAASAEEWGGHAPEVFSAADEGSVLAADVIAEAGSHLAGLVHRLRERGIPADSIVAGGSVIQRQPRLQEAFGAALAVDHAGLPLIILDRAPVLGAVQSARGLAHGTTTTP
- a CDS encoding carbohydrate ABC transporter permease, yielding MISRSERLLNHTVLIAVSVFVLFPVVWFLFTALSPDRSGQLDFLHPQFGNFVTAWNAGGFGSAMLASAVITVGAVVGQTVLAILSGFAFGVLGVAGQKVIFPLVLFGLMISAEVFIIPLYYTFQAMGLTNSWLGLIIIQIGMGVPFGAFWMRATFRAVPPSLIEAAEIDGARSWRILWQILMPISRPAVLTLALLSFMWTWNDFFLSLVFIADPSIQPATLALGVFQGKNTLDVNLLAAGSLIVAVPVLILYVFFQRHFISGVLNGAIKE
- a CDS encoding ABC transporter substrate-binding protein — translated: MKKRHLTGAIAVAAGLALGLAGCAPGGSTAADSSRPVSKDVSGKDVTLKILDFWQNDEGKWMDAVVKDFEKQHPNITIKRTTQDWGQVMNTLNLRLADPNGPDIALVNNGWQSMGTLAKGGRILNLDAYSKLYGWDKEIPDTISRQLEFTPDGKEMGTGSLFATPAARSSLIGLYYNKTMLDGLGLPVPTTLAEFEKDAAAIKAAGKTPIAFGSQDKGSATSILFATQNLYAPADKIGDFVYSSGNVPITDTGIVDAATDVKKWADAGWFTPNYPGIQYADAQNDFLTGKAAFRFEYTGSLAFSDAQKQTFGYVQLPQVKGDKVVGTGASAANLSISSKSKNPDAAAAFLDFMASKKAAQEAVNHGFLPLLHSDLTIPGGNPELASEIKAQQALDKGNGYVPYFDWSTPTMLDTVGGQLQQLLAGQVTPQQLAEAGQKDYDAFQAQRAKG
- a CDS encoding family 4 glycosyl hydrolase, which translates into the protein MKIGDNEQMKVTLIGAGSREFAGTIIRDLLLSGAIAEKGLDIVLMDIAAAPLAEMEAYARHVIGRLGHSATVQTTTDLDEAVTGADFVVTAIEMNRYHYWSQDFSVPRKYGFRQVYGENGGPGGLFHALRQFGPLLEIARAIERLAPDAVFLNFSNPEHKVCEAISRLTSVKVVGLCHGYFQGARQISALLDTPLDQLDLAAGGINHFTWFQRVRDRATGEDLYPRLRELEHDANWVSDWHEVGLSRILFRRFGLWPSPSANHIGEYLSWADDYVPAQLQYFHDPADGSPWREGAATPEWFYEIRFADTDRPYQPPKHAQKSLEATLEDRPLVSSEELAIPIIEWVACGVERDLPAVNLPNRGAIPGLPDDMVVEVPAKVEDGQLVPVAMEEFPEGVLAMVRLQGSIHKLLVEAYAEQSKAKLLQAILLDPVVDSHNRAVAMLDEFLELQKDILPPLV